DNA sequence from the Raineyella sp. LH-20 genome:
ACGGAGACCGGGCGGTTGGTGGCGATCACGCCGCCGAACGCGGACAGCGGGTCGCAGGCGTGGGCCTTGGCGTGGGCGTCGGCGATGTCGGTGCCGACGGCGATGCCGCAGGGGTTGGCGTGCTTCATGATCGCGACGGCCGGCTCGGCGAAGTCGTACGCGGCCCGGTAGGCGGCGTCGCCGTCGGTGTAGTTGTTGTACGACATCTCCTTGCCGTGGTGCTGCACGGCCTGGGTGAGCCCCTCGGTGCCATCCTCGGCGGCGTACAGCGCCGCGGCCTGGTGGGAGTTCTCCCCGTAGCGCAGGGTGCCCTGCTTGGTCCAGGCGCCGCCGATCCAGGCGGGGAAGCCGTCGCCGGCGGAGGAGTCGGTGAGCACCGACCCCATCCAGGAGGCCACCGCGATGTCGTACTCGGCGGTGTGCACGAAGGCGGCAGCCGCGAGCTGCTGGCGCTCGGCCAGGGTGTACCCGCCCTCGGTGAGGGCGCGCTTCAGGTCCTCGTACTGGCCGGCGGAGGTGATGATCGCCACGCTGGGGTGGTTCTTGGCTGCGGCGCGGACCATCGACGGCCCGCCGATGTCGATCTGTTCGACGCACTCGTCGGGGGTGGCGCCGGAGGCGACGGTCTCCCGGAACGGGTACAGGTTGGACACCACCAGGTCGAACGGCGCGACACCCAGCTCGACCAACTGGTCGCGGTGGGACTGCAGCCGGCGGTCGGCGAGGATGCCGGCGTGGATCTTCGGGTGGAGGGTCTTCACCCGCCCGTCGAGGCACTCCGGGAAACCGGTGACATCCTCGACCGGGATGACCGGGACGCCGGCCTCGGCGAGCTTCCGGGCGGTGGAGCCGGTCGAGACGACCTCGACACCGGCCGCGGCGAGGGCGCGGCCGAGATCCTCCAGACCTGTCTTGTCATAGACGGACACCAGGGCTCGCTTGATGGGGAGCCGCTCGGGCGTTGCGGACATCGGACCTTCTTCCGGTGGGTGTTCGGGACGGTGGACGGATGGGGGTTCGGCCGCCTGGGCGGCCCGATCAGGCCTGCCGGACGTCGGCCGGTGGAGTGCCGTCCGGAGCACTGCCCGACCGGGCCGGCTCAGCCGGGGCGGCACCTTCACCCGGGGTCTGGGCCCGTGCGGCGTCGGCCAGGTCGGCGACAGCGTCGATCAGCAGCCGGCGCTCCTCGACCTTGATCCGCTCGTGCAGGGTCTCGACGGTGTCGTCGGGCAGCACCGGCACGGCCGCCTGGGCGATGATCGCGCCGGTGTCGACGCCCTCGTCGACGAAAAAGACGGATGCGCCGGTCACTTTGACGCCGTACGCCAGGGCATCCCGCGGCCCGTGGGTGCCGGGGAAGGCCGGCAGCAGAGCGGGGTGGGTGTTGATCATCCGGCCGCCGAACCGCTCGAGGAAGGCCGGGCCGACGAGCTTCATGAATCCGGCGCTGACGACCAGGTCCGGCTCGTACGCGGCGACCGCGTCGGTCAGCGTACGGTCCCAGGCGGATCGGTCGTCGCCCTTGCGCAGCGGGACGACGAAGGTGGGGATCCCGGCCGCGTGTCCACGCTGCAGACCGTACGCACTCTCCCGATCCGCTCCGACGGCGACCACCCGGACGTCGTGCGCGGCCGCCCAGTCGGGGTCGGCGCAGGCGTCGAGCAGGGACTGCAACAGGGTGCCCGAGCCGGACACGAGGACGACAACGGAATACGCCACGGGGGCAGCCTACTCAGCCGCGTCCCCGAGGTCCGAGGCGTCCG
Encoded proteins:
- the purN gene encoding phosphoribosylglycinamide formyltransferase, which encodes MAYSVVVLVSGSGTLLQSLLDACADPDWAAAHDVRVVAVGADRESAYGLQRGHAAGIPTFVVPLRKGDDRSAWDRTLTDAVAAYEPDLVVSAGFMKLVGPAFLERFGGRMINTHPALLPAFPGTHGPRDALAYGVKVTGASVFFVDEGVDTGAIIAQAAVPVLPDDTVETLHERIKVEERRLLIDAVADLADAARAQTPGEGAAPAEPARSGSAPDGTPPADVRQA
- the purH gene encoding bifunctional phosphoribosylaminoimidazolecarboxamide formyltransferase/IMP cyclohydrolase yields the protein MSATPERLPIKRALVSVYDKTGLEDLGRALAAAGVEVVSTGSTARKLAEAGVPVIPVEDVTGFPECLDGRVKTLHPKIHAGILADRRLQSHRDQLVELGVAPFDLVVSNLYPFRETVASGATPDECVEQIDIGGPSMVRAAAKNHPSVAIITSAGQYEDLKRALTEGGYTLAERQQLAAAAFVHTAEYDIAVASWMGSVLTDSSAGDGFPAWIGGAWTKQGTLRYGENSHQAAALYAAEDGTEGLTQAVQHHGKEMSYNNYTDGDAAYRAAYDFAEPAVAIMKHANPCGIAVGTDIADAHAKAHACDPLSAFGGVIATNRPVSVAMAETVKDIFTEVVIAPGYEDGALEILSAKKNIRLLTAPAYAHRPVDLRPISGGALLQQPDRIDAAGDDPANWELVAGQAADEETLRDLVFAWKACRSVKSNAILLAKGGASVGVGMGQVNRVDSCKLAVERAGERAAGSVAASDAFFPFSDGPQILLDAKVKAIVQPGGSIRDDQTIEAAKAAGVTMYFTKTRHFFH